A single Brienomyrus brachyistius isolate T26 chromosome 11, BBRACH_0.4, whole genome shotgun sequence DNA region contains:
- the cdt1 gene encoding DNA replication factor Cdt1, giving the protein MSQARVTDFFAQSKRGGIARHLTDKSEQKAFVETEVPRTAISGENTRSTRTKNAAGSRPATTRSTRSKKAVQNNPKAAAGLQVDKEETSDERLEKSLEQSQKECPRTPKRTSSEFNLSSALFPPGDSSAKKRARVDLGREISPTVSKTAEVKNHKKSARKKLILSKEQVTEPANNHSSSGESEVKNSNQGARSSPVGKQKTFSKEDVAALKSRLQKIQEQKSSPVPAASVDASDVKATLARARELVARVRQRKEKEKTEEEKAATEETPPEPKDREKVPAYQRYHTLAQDVPPGLSLPYKYKVLAEMFRSTDVIVGMLFNRSETVTFAKVKQGVQDMMHKRFEENHVGQIKTVYPSAYTFRQEKNIPNFSATAKRSSYQLTMEPVLDEKSGARPQLSASCLLERRRTFHRNLVGIVKQQHRAFLTSLDPPLSVADDKLTRWHPRFNVDEAPDILPSELPQPPQLDKLTTAQEVLDKARSLMPPKMEKALTNLALKTEVPVMKDSEPPEKTRPAPPGTPRALVGISQSLVERIRAKESQKLHAAMMRSPQQEERLLMMSRLAELARILRNVFVAEKKPALVMEVACNRMTSSYRSALSSGEMEKHLRLLAELTPEWLTIHQIRKDSYLKLNKTMDLNVILQKLNKKMLEEKC; this is encoded by the exons ATGTCTCAGGCTCGCGTAACAGATTTCTTTGCCCAGAGCAAGCGTGGTGGTATTGCTAGACATCTTACGGATAAAAGTGAACAGAAAGCGTTTGTAGAAACTGAGGTGCCTAGGACTGCGATAAGTGGGGAAAATACAAGATCCACTCGGACAAAGAATGCAGCTGGAAGTAGACCGGCTACAACCAGATCTACGCGCTCCAAAAAAGCCGTACAAAATAACCCGAAAGCTGCGGCCGGTTTACAGGTGGATAAAGAGGAGACTTCCGATGAACGTTTGGAAAAATCCTTGGAGCAAAGCCAAAAGGAATGTCCTCGGACCCCCAAACGGACATCGTCTGAGTTCAACCTTTCTTCGGCATTGTTCCCTCCTGGGGATAGCTCTGCAAAGAAGCGTGCTCGGGTGGATTTGGGTCGGGAGATTAGCCCTACTGTGTCGAAAACTGCCGAGGTGAAGAACCATAAGAAATCTGCTAGAAAAAAACTAATCCTATCCAAGGAACAG GTGACCGAACCCGCGAATAACCACAGCTCATCTGGTGAAAGTGAAGTTAAAAATTCGAATCAGGGTGCCAGGTCCTCTCCAGTGGGGAAACAGAAG ACCTTCTCCAAAGAGGATGTTGCGGCACTTAAGTCTCGTCTCCAGAAGATCCAAGAGCAGAAGTCATCTCCCGTTCCTGCTGCCAGCGTCGACGCCTCTGATGTCAAGGCCACGCTTGCCCGTGCCCGGGAGTTGGTGGCGAGAGTTCGACAACGGAAGGAGAAGGAAAAGACCGAAGAGGAAAAAGCTGCCACAGAAGAAACTCCACCTGAACCCAAGGATAG AGAGAAGGTACCGGCGTACCAGCGCTACCACACGCTCGCCCAAGATGTTCCGCCTGGCCTTTCCCTGCCTTACAAGTACAAAGTTCTGGCAGAGATGTTCAGGAGCACGGATGTCATTGTGGGAATGCTCTTCAATCGTTCTGAGACGGTCACCTTTGCCAAAGTCAAGCAGGGCGTCCAAGATATGATGCACAA GAGGTTTGAGGAGAATCACGTCGGTCAAATTAAGACGGTGTATCCTTCAGCATACACCTTCCGTCAAGAGAAGAACATTCCCAATTTTAGTGCCACCGCAAAGAGGTCAAGCTACCAGCTAACAATGGAGCCAGTTCTGGATG AGAAGAGTGGTGCACGTCCTCAACTTTCAGCTTCATGTCTACTGGAGAGGAGGCGGACATTCCACCGAAACCTAGTTGGCATTGTGAAGCAGCAGCACCGG GCATTCCTAACCTCCCTGGACCCTCCACTAAGTGTCGCGGATGACAAGCTAACCCGTTGGCATCCTCGCTTCAACGTGGATGAAGCCCCCGACATCCTGCCCAGTGAGCTCCCTCAGCCGCCACAACTGGACAAGCTAACAACTGCCCAGGAAGTTCTGGACAAGGCCCGTTCTCTGATGCCCCCGAAG ATGGAAAAGGCCCTGACTAACTTAGCCCTGAAGACTGAAGTGCCTGTGATGAAAGACTCGGAGCCCCCAGAGAAAACACGACCTGCTCCTCCTGGCACTCCCCGTGCTTTAGTGGGAATTTCCCAGTCTCTCGTAGAGAGG ATCAGGGCAAAGGAGTCCCAGAAACTCCATGCCGCCATGATGCGCAGTCCTCAGCAGGAAGAGCGCCTGCTGATGATGTCACGGCTCGCAGAGCTCGCCAGGATCCTGCGTAACGTCTTTGTGGCAGAGAAGAAGCCGGCCTTAGTCATGGAGGTGGCCTGCAACCGCATGACTTCCAGCTACCGCTCCGCACTCAGTAGTG GAGAGATGGAGAAGCACCTGCGTCTGCTGGCAGAACTCACCCCtgaatggctgaccatccatcaGATCAGGAAGGATTCTTACCTGAAGCTGAACAAAACTATGGATTTGAACGTGATTCTGCAGAAGCTGAACAAGAAGATGCTGGAGGAGAAGTGCTGA
- the aprt gene encoding adenine phosphoribosyltransferase — MEFAMGNGTHQAKIELIARNIRNFPDFPVKGIQFKDVCPVLKEPSALSAVVDLFEEHTRQTFPQVDIIAGIEARGFFFGPLLAQRLGVGFVPIRKKGKLPGPTASLSYTIEYGEDVVEIQEDAVTAGQKVILIDDLLATGGTMQASCKLLEKYEAEVLGCFVIIKLKDLKGEEKLHNYKVFSLLQY, encoded by the exons ATGGAGTTTGCAATGGGTAACGGAACGCATCAGGCAAAAATAGAGTTGATTGCTCGGAATATAAGAAATTTTCCAGACTTTCCCGTGAAAGGAATACAATTCAA AGATGTGTGTCCAGTACTGAAAGAGCCCTCTGCGCTCTCAGCTGTGGTTGATCTGTTTGAAGAACACACACGACAAACTTTTCCTCAAGTCGATATCATCGCAG GCATAGAAGCCAGAGGATTTTTTTTCGGACCTCTCTTGGCACAAAGGTTGGGTGTAGGTTTTGTGCCGATCCGTAAGAAGGGGAAACTCCCTGGTCCTACAGCGTCTTTGTCTTATACCATTGAATACGGAGAG GATGTCGTGGAGATCCAGGAAGATGCAGTGACCGCAGGACAGAAGGTTATACTCATTGATGACCTGCTGGCAACTGGGG GGACTATGCAGGCTTCCTGCAAGCTGCTGGAGAAGTATGAGGCAGAGGTGCTGGGCTGCTTTGTGATAATCAAGTTGAAGGATCTGAAGGGGGAGGAAAAGCTTCACAACTACAAAGTATTCTCCCTGCTGCAGTATTGA